ATCAAGGACGCGACCAAGACCACGGTCACCGGCGTCGAGATGTTCCGCAAGCTGCTCGACCAGGGCCAGGCGGGCGACAACGTCGGCCTGCTGCTGCGCGGCATCAAGCGCGAGGACGTCGAGCGCGGCCAGTGCATCATCAAGCCGGGCACGAACACCCCGCACACCGAGTTCGAGGCGCAGGTCTACATCCTGTCCAAGGACGAGGGCGGACGGCACACGCCGTTCTTCAACAACTACCGTCCGCAGTTCTACTTCCGGACCACGGACGTCACCGGCGTGGTGCACCTCCCCGAGGGCACCGAGATGGTCATGCCGGGCGACAACACCGAGATGCGCGTTGAGCTGATCCAGCCCATCGCCATGGAAGAGGGCCTGAAGTTCGCCATCCGTGAGGGTGGTCGGACCGTCGGCGCCGGTCGCGTCGTCAAGATCCTCAAGTAAGACGATCGTCGGAGCGGCGGTCCGGCTCCGCGGCAGGGGCCGGACCGCCGCACCACGAAGGCAACAAACCCAGCGGCACTACCAGCAAAGGACACCGAGGCCACCATGGCGGGACAGAAGATCCGCATCCGGCTCAAGGCCTACGACCATGAGGTCATCGACTCCTCGGCGAAGAAGATCGTCGAGACGGTGACGCGGACGGGCGCCAAGGTCGCGGGCCCGGTGCCGCTGCCGACCGAGAAGAACGTGTACTGCGTCATCCGCTCGCCGCACAAGTACAAGGACTCGCGCGAGCACTTCGAGATGCGCACGCACAAGCGGCTGATCGACATCATCGATCCGACGCCCAAGACGGTCGACTCGCTGATGCGGCTCGACCTGCCGGCCGGCGTCGACATCGAGATCAAGCTCTAGAGGACGCACCCACCATGAGTAAGCAGAGCAAGGGCGTCCTGGGCGAGAAGCTCGGCATGACCCAGGTCTTCGACGATGAGGGCCGGATCGTTCCGGTGACCGTCGTCGCGGCCGGGCCGTGCGTCGTCACCCAGATCCGTACGCCCGACAAGGACGGCTACAGCGCCGTGCAGATCGGCTACGGCCAGGTGGACCCGCGCAAGGTCAACAAGCCCCGCACGGGGCACTTCGAGAAGGCCGGCGTGACCCCGCGCCGCTTCCTGATCGAGCTGCGCACCGACGACGCCACCGAGTACTCCCTCGGCCAGGAGATCACCGCCACGGTCTTCGAGGCCGGCCAGCGGATCGACGTCACCGGCACCAGCAAGGGCAAGGGCACCGCGGGTGTCATGAAGCGCCATGGCTTCAAGGGCCTCGGCGCCTCGCACGGCACCCAGCGCAAGCACCGCTCGCCGGGCTCGATCGGCGGCTGCGCGACCCCCGGTCGCGTCTTCAAGGGCCTGCGCATGGCCGGGCGGATGGGTCACGTCCGCAAGACCGTGCAGAACCTGACCATCCACGCCATCGACGCGGACAAGGGCCTGCTGCTCATCAAGGGCGCCATCCCCGGTCCCAACGGCGGTCTCGTGCTGGTCCGCGACGCAGTGAAGGGAACGGGCAAGTGAGCAAGCTCGATGTCGAACTGCCCGCGGAGATCTTCGACGCGAAGACCAGCGTGCCGCTGATCCACCAGGTGATCGTGGCCCAGCAGGCCGCGGCGCGCCAGGGCACCCACTCCACCAAGACCCGCGGCGAGGTCCGCGGCGGTGGCAAGAAGCCGTACCGGCAGAAGGGCACCGGCCGCGCCCGTCAGGGCTCGACCCGCGCGCCCCAGTTCGCCGGCGGCGGCACGGTGCACGGCCCCCAGCCGCGCGACTACTCCCAGCGCACGCCCAAGAAGATGAAGGCCGCCGCGCTGCGCGGCGCCCTGTCGGACCGGGCGCGGCACGGTCGGATCCACGTGGTGGACACCCTCGTCGAGGGCGAGACCCCCAAGACCAAGGCGGCGCTGCAGGCGCTGCGCGAGGTCAGCCAGGCCCGCCGGATCCTCGTGGTCGTCGACCGTGAGGACGAGCTGACCTGGAAGAGCCTGCGCAACGAGCCCAGCGTGCACCTGCTGGTCCAGGACCAGCTCAACACCTACGACGTGATGGTGAGCGACGAGGTGGTCTTCACGAAGGCCGCCTACGAGTCGTTCATCGCACGCGCGACGAACCAGAAGGGAGGTGGCGACAAGTGAGCAAGATCGCCGACCCCCGGGACATCATCATCGCGCCGGTCGTCTCGGAGAAGAGCTACGGCCTGCTGGACGAGAACAAGTACACGTTCATCGTCCGGCCGGACGCCAACAAGGTCCAGATCAGGCAGGCGGTCGAGGCCGTGTTCGGGGTCAAGGTGACCAGCGTGAACACGATCAACCGCAAGGGCAAGCGGAAGCGGACGCGCTTCGGCTACGGCAAGCGCAAGGACACCAAGCGAGCCATCGTCGGGCTGGCCGAGGGCGACCGGATCGACATCTTCGGTGGCCCGACCGCCTGAGCGGCGGCGAACCGAAGAACACGACTAGAGGATGAACGAAAAAGATGGGCATCCGTAAATACAAGCCGACGACACCCGGTCGTCGCGGCTCCAGCGTGGCCGACTTCGTCGAGCTCACGCGTCGGGAGCCGGAGAAGTCGCTGCTGCGCCCCCTTCCGAAGAAGGGCGGCCGCAACAACCACGGTCGCATCACCACCCGGCATCAGGGCGGTGGTCACAAGCGGGCGTACCGCCTGATCGACTTCCGTCGCGCCGACAAGGACGGCATCCCGGCGAAGGTCGCGCACATCGAGTACGACCCGAACCGCACCGCCCGCATCGCGCTGCTGCACTACGTGGACGGCGAGAAGCGCTACATCCTGGCGCCGCAGGGCCTCAAGCAGGGCGACCGCGTCGAGAACGGGCCGGGCTCGGACATCAAGCCGGGCAACTGCCTGCCGCTGCGCAACATCCCGACGGGTACCGTCGTGCACGCCATCGAGCTGAAGCCCGGCGGCGGCGCGAAGCTGGCCCGCTCCGCGGGGGCCGGCTGCCAGTTGCTGGCCAAGGAGGGCAAGTACGCCACGCTGCGCATGCCCTCCGGTGAGATGCGGATGGTGGACGTGCGCTGCCGCGCCACCGTCGGCGAGGTCGGCAACGCCGAGCAGTCGAACATCAACTGGGGCAAGGCCGGCCGGATGCGCTGGAAGAACAAGCGTCCGACCGTTCGCGGTGTGGCCATGAACCCGATCGACCACCCGCACGGTGGTGGTGAGGGCAAGACGTCCGGTGGCCGCCACCCGGTGAACCCCAAGGGCAAGAAGGAAGGCCGTACCCGCCAGGCGAACAAGGCCAGCGACCGGCTGATCGTCCGTCGTCGCAGCAAGAAGAAGCGGTAGGAGTACGCCATGCCACGTAGCCTGAAGAAGGGCCCGTTCGTCGACGACCACCTCTACAAGAAGGTGGAGACGCAGAACGAGAAGGGCACCAAGAACGTCATCAAGACGTGGTCCCGCCGGTCCATGATCATCCCGGAGATGATCGGGCACACCATCGCGGTGCACGACGGCCGTAAGCACGTGCCGGTGTTCGTCACCGACGCCATGGTCGGCCACAAGCTCGGTGAGTTCGCCCCCACGCGGACGTTCCGCAGCCACGTCAAAGAAGACCGTCGCAGCCGTCGCGGCTGACGCGGCGAGGATCGCAACGTAGGAGAGAGGGAACAGCGATGGAAGCCAGGGCCCAGGCGCGGTTCATCCGTGTCACGCCCAGGAAGGCCCGCCGCGTGGTGGACCTCATCCGCGGCCTTCCCGCCGCGGAGGCTCAGGCGGTGCTGCGGTTCGCCCCCCAGGCTGCCAGTGAGCCGGTGGGCAAGGTGCTGGCGAGCGCCATCGCCAACGCCGAGCACAACTTCAAGCTCGACACCGACACGCTCGTCGTGAGCCGGGCGTGGGTCGACGAGGGGCCGACGCTCAAGCGCTTCCGGCCTCGCGCCCAGGGCCGGGCTTACCGGATCAACAAGCGCACCAGCCATATCACCGTGATCGTCGAGGCCCGCGAGGGCGCGGCGGCCGGGAACGGCGGCGGCAGGAAGAGGAGGACCCGCTAGTGGGTCAGAAGATCAACCCGCACGGGTTCCGACTCGGCATCACCACGGACTTCAAGTCCCGGTGGTACGCCGACAAGCTGTACAAGGACTACGTCAAGGAAGACGTCGCGATCCGTCGCATGCTGCAGAAGGGCATGGAGCGGGCCGGCATCTCCAAGGTCGAGATCGAGCGCACCCGCGACCGCGTCCGCGTGGACATCCACACGGCGCGTCCGGGCATCGTGATCGGCCGGCGCGGTGCCGAGGCAGACCGGATCCGGGGCGACCTCGAGAAGCTGACCGGCAAGCAGGTCCAGCTCAACATCCTCGAGGTCAAGAACCCCGAGATCGACGCTCAGCTCGTCGCCCAGGGCGTGGCCGAGCAGTTGTCCAGCCGGGTCGCGTTCCGTCGGGCGATGCGCAAGGCCATCCAGTCCGCGATGAAGAGCGGCGCCAAGGGCATCAAGGTGCAGTGCGGCGGCCGCCTCGGCGGCGCGGAGATGTCCCGCTCGGAGTTCTACCGCGAGGGCCAGGTGCCCCTGCACACCCTGCGCGCCGACATCGACTACGGCTTCTACGAGGCCCGCACCACGTTCGGTCGGATCGGCGTGAAGGTGTGGATCTACAAGGGCGAGGCCCCCACCAGCCGCGCCGAGCGCGAGGCCCGTGCGGCCCAGCAGCGCTCCGGCCCCGGTGGCGGTGGCGGCGGCGAGCGTCGCGGCGGTGACCGTCGTGGCGGTCGCGGCGGCGAGCGTCGCGGCGGCCGTGGCGGTGGCGGTGGCGGTGGCCGCGGTGGCGCCGGTGGTGCCGGCGGTGGCCGCGGTGGCGAGCGTCCGCAGCAGAGTCAGGAGCAGGCCCAGCCGACCGCCGAGTCGGCGGCGCCCGCACCGAGTGGTGAGGGGAGCTGAGTGATCCATGCTGATCCCTCGCAAGGTCAAGCACCGTAAGCAGCACCACCCCAAGCGCCGCGGCATGGCGAAGGGTGGAACGAAGGTCACCTTCGGCGAGTTCGGCATCCAGGCCGTCGAGGGCGCGTACGTGACCAACCGGCAGATCGAGGCCGCGCGTATCGCGATGACCCGGCACATCAAGCGTGGCGGCAAGGTGTGGATCAACATCTTCCCCGACCGTCCGCTGACCAAGAAGCCCGCCGAGACCCGCATGGGTTCCGGCAAGGGCTCGCCGGAGTGGTGGATCGCGAACGTCAAGCCGGGCCGGGTGATGTTCGAGCTCTCGTACCCCAACGAGGTGATCGCCCGCGAGGCGCTGACCCGCGCGATCCACAAGCTCCCCATGAAGTGCAAGATCGTCAAGCGAGAGTTGGGTGAGTCCTGATGGCCAAGGGTCTTACCGCCGACGAGCTGCGCACCGAGGCTGAGGACGCACTGGTGACCAAGCTGAAGGAGGCGAAGGAGGAGCTGTTCAACCTCCGCTTCCAGGCCGCCACCGGCCAGCTTGACAACCACGGGCGGCTGCGCGAGGTCAAGCGCGAGATCGCCCGGATCTACACCGTGATGCGGGAGCGCGAGCTCGGCATCGTGACGGTCGCCGAGGAGCCCGCGCAGGAGGACGAGAGCAATGACTGAGCAGGCGCCCGCCGAGGCCGCCAAGCGGCCCAGCCGCAAGATCGCCGAAGGCCTCGTGGTCAGCGACAAGATGGACAAGACCGTCGTCGTGGCGGTCGAGGACCGGATCAAGCACCGCCGGTACCACAAGATCATTCGGCGGACCACCAAGTACAAGGCGCACGACGAGGCCAACGAGTGTGGCGTCGGCGACCGCGTCCGTCTCATGGAGACCCGGCCACTGTCGGCCACCAAGCGGTGGCGCGTGATCGAGATCCTCGAGAAGGCCAAGTAATCACCGGTTCCACCAGGCTCCGCGCGACGCGGAGAACCGGTGTGACGAACAGGAGTCAACGTGATCCAGCAGGAGTCGCGACTCAAGGTCGCCGACAACACGGGTGCCAAGGAGATCCTGTGCATCCGGGTTCTCGGCGGCTCGGGTCGGCGCTACGCGGGAGTCGGCGACATCATCGTCGCGACGGTGAAGGACGCCCTTCCCGGTGCGGGCGTGAAGAAGGGTGACGTCGTCAAGGCCGTCGTCGTGCGCACCCGCAAGGAGCGCCGCCGCGCCGACGGCTCCTACATCCGCTTCGACGAGAACGCCGCCGTCCTGATCAAGGACGGCGGCGACCCGCGGGGCACCCGCATCTTCGGCCCGGTGGGTCGGGAGCTGCGCGAGAAGAAGTTCATGCGAATCATCTCGCTCGCCCCGGAGGTGCTGTGATGAAGATCAGGAAGGGCGACGAGGTCGTCGTCATCGCCGGCAAGGACAAGGGCGCGACCGGCAAGGTCATCCACGCCGACCCGCGTCGCGACCGGGTGACCGTCGAGGGCGTCAACCTCATCAAGAAGAACACCAAGGCCGACCCGCAGGGCAAGGGCGGCGGGGTCATCACCCGTGAGGCGTCGCTGCACGTGAGCAACGTGGCGCTGGTCGAGGACGGCAAGCCGGTCCGGGTCGGCTACAAGATCAATGAGGACGGCACGAAGGTCCGGATCTCGCGCCGCAGCGGCAAGGAGGTCTGAGAGCCATGACCGAGACCACCACCGAGCGGCCGGTGCCGCAGCCGCGGCTGAAGCTCCGCTACCGCGAGGAGATCACCAAGTCCCTCCAGGAGCAGTTCGGCTACGCCAACGTCATGCAGATCCCCGGTCTGACGAAGATCGTGGTGAACATGGGCGTGGGCGACGCGGCCAAGGACACGAAGCTGATCGAGGGCGCGATCCGCGACCTGACGCTGATCACCGCCCAGAAGCCCAGCGTGAACCGGGCCAAGAAGTCCATCGCCCAGTTCAAGCTGCGCGAGGGCATGCCGATCGGCGCGCACGTCACGCTGCGCGGCGACCGGATGTGGGAGTTCCTGGACCGGCTGCTGTCGCTGGCGCTGCCCCGCATCCGTGACTTCCGCGGCCTGTCGCCCAAGCAGTTCGACGGGAACGGCAACTACACCTTCGGGCTGACCGAGCAGGTCATGTTCCACGAGGTCGACCCGGACAAGGTCGACCGGCAGCGGGGCATGGACATCACGGTCGTGACGACCGCGAAGACCGATGACGAGGGCCGGGCGCTCCTGCGGGCCCTGGGCTTCCCCTTCAAGGAGAACTGATGGCGAAGAAGGGCCTGATCGCCAAGGCCGCCCGCAAGCCCAAGTTCGGGGTCCGCGCGTACACTCGGTGTTCGCGTTGCGGACGCCCGCGCTCCGTCTACCGCAAGTTCGGCCTCTGCCGGGTCTGCTTCCGGGAGATGGCGCACCGCGGCGAGCTGCCCGGGATCACCAAGTCGAGCTGGTAAGCGCGACCGACGTAGAAATAGCAACCGGGCGCCTGTCCAAGGCGCCCACGACCACGCCGTAGGTCCACCCCGGGAGGGTTGGAAACCGCGGTGGGGAGGGGCCTGTAGGCCATGACGATGACCGACCCGATCGCAGACATGCTGACTCGTCTGCGGAACGCGAACTCGGCGTACCACGACACCGTGGGCATGCCGTACTCGAAGATCAAGGCGCACATCGCCGAGATCCTCCAGCAGGAGGGGTACATCTCCGCCTGGCATGTGGAGGACGCCGAGGTCGGCAAGAAGCTCGTGATCGACCTGAAGTTCGGCCCGACCCGTGAGCGTTCGATCGCCGGGATCAAGCGGGTTTCGAAGCCGGGTCTGCGGGTGTACGCGAAGAAGGACAACCTGCCGAAGGTCCTGGGCGGACTGGGCGTCGCGATCATTTCGACGTCCTCCGGACTGATGACCGACAAGCAGGCCGGCAAGCGCGGCGTGGGCGGAGAAGTCCTCGCCTACGTGTGGTGAGGGGAGGGCACAGAACATGTCTCGTATCGGACGTCTCCCCATTGCCGTCCCGAGCGGCGTGGACGTCAACATCGACGGCCAGGCGGTCACCGTCAAGGGACCCAAGGGCGAACTGAAGCACACCGTCGCCGAGCCCATCGAGGTGAAGCTCGAGGACGGCACCGTCACGGTCGCCCGACCGAACGACGTCAACACCAACCGCGCGCTGCACGGCCTCACCCGGTCGCTGATCGCCAACATGGTCGAGGGCGTCACCAACGGGTACAGCAAGACGCTGGAGATCCGCGGCGTCGGCTACACGGCCGCGGCCAAGGGCCAGAACACGCTGGAGCTCAAGCTGGGCTACAGCCACCCGATCACCTTCGAGGCGCCGGAGGGCATCACCTTCCGCGTCGAGTCCGTGCGTCGCGACCAGATCAACGCGTTGATCCACGTGGACGGCATCGACAAGCAGAAGGTCGGCGAGGCCGCCGCCAACATCCGCAAGCTCCGCAAGCCCGACGTCTACAAGGGCAAGGGCGTGCGGTACCAGGGCGAGCAGGTCCGCAAGAAGGTCGGAAAGGCTGGTAAGTAGTCATGGCAGCAGGCAAGCCCGTGGCCGGCAAGGCCACGTCGGCGCGGGCCAAGTCCCGCGCCCGCCGGCACCTGCGGGTCCGCAAGAAGGTCGTCGGCACCCCCGAGCGGCCCCGCCTGGTCGTGACCCGCTCCACCAAGCACATGTTCGCCCAGGTGATCGACGACACCGTCGGCCACACGCTGGCCTCGGCGTCCACCATGGAGGCGGACCTGCGGGCGGACGACGGCGACAAGACCGCCAAGTCGCGCAAGGTCGGCGAGCTGCTCGCCGCGCGGGCCCGCGAGGCCGGCGTCGCGAAGGTCGTGTTCGACCGCGGCGGCAACCGGTACCACGGCCGCATCGCCGCCCTGGCGGACGGTGCGCGCGAGAAGGGCCTGGAGTTCTGATGGCCCGGACCACGACCATGAACGAGAGGAACCACTGATGGCAGCGCAGAGGCGCGGCGGCGGTCAGGGTGGCGACCGCCGCGACGGCCGCCGCGACGACCGCCGCGGTGGCGCCGACAAGGGACAGTCGTACATCGAGCGCGTTGTGGCGATCAACCGCGTCGCCAAGGTCGTCAAGGGCGGCCGTCGCTTCAGCTTCACCGCGCTGGTCATCGTCGGTGACGGCAACGGCACGGTCGGCGTCGGCTACGGCAAGGCCAAGGAGGTGCCCGCGGCGATCGCCAAGGGCGTCGAGGAGGCCAAGAAGCACTTCTTCAAGGTGCCGCGGATCCAGGGCACCATCCCGCACACCTCGCAGGGCGAGGAGGCTGCCGGCGTGGTGCTGCTGCGTCCGGCCAGCCCCGGTACCGGCGTGATCGCCGGTGGTCCGGTGCGCGCGGTGCTGGAGTGCGCCGGCATCCACGACGTGCTGAGCAAGTCGCTGGGCAGCTCGAACGCGATCAACATCGTGCACGCCACGGTGGCCGCGCTCAAGCAGCTCAACCGGCCCGAGGAGATCGCCGCCAAGCGCGGGCTCCCGCTGGAGGACGTGGCCCCGGCCGCGATGCTGCGTGCCCGCGCCGCCGGCAGTGAGCCGAGGGCGGAGGCCGCGTCGTGAGCCAGCTCAAGATCACGCAGATCAAGTCGCGGATCAGCGAGAAGCAGAACCAGCGTGACACGTTGCGTACCCTGGGCCTGCGGAAGATCGGCCAGAGCGTCGTCCGCGAGGATTCCCAGCAGGTGCGCGGCATGATCCGGACCGTGGCGCACCTCGTTGCGGTCGAGGAGGTCGACTGATCATGGCGGACGTCACCGAGGGTGGTCCCCTCAAGGTGCACGACCTGCGTCCCGCCCCCGGCGCCAACAAGCGCAAGGTCCGCAAGGGCCGGGGCGAGGCGTCCAAGGGCAAGACGGCCGGACGCGGTACCAAGGGCACCAAGGCCCGCAGCACCGTTCCGGTCGGTTTCGAGGGCGGCCAGATGCCGCTGATCCGTCGGATTCCGAAGCTCAAGGGCTTCAAGAACCCGAACCGGGTCGAGTTCCAGGTCGTCAACCTGGACCTGCTGGGCGAGCTGTACCCGCAGGGCGGCGAGATCACCGTCGAGGATCTCGTGGCCAAGGGCGCGGTGCGCAAGAACCAGCCGGTCAAGGTGCTCGGCAACGGCGAGATCTCCGTGGCGGTCCAGGTGAGGGCGCACGCCTTCTCCGCCTCCGCCAAGGAGAAGATCGCGGCTGCCGGCGGTTCGACCGACGAGCTGTAGAGCAGTACACGTCATGCCCATGACAACGCCGGGGTTCGACCCCCGTTCGCCGAGGGCCGTAAGGTCCGTGGCGTCCGGGGGGCGAGCCCCGGTCGCGTCTGCTGTTATTGTTCGTCGAGTCGGCGTCTCTGACGTCGTGTGGTACGACGCCGCCATAGCTGGAAGATCCGGCCCCCTCAGCGGCCACGGACACCGATGCGCGCAGGAGGAATGGTGCTAACCGCGATCACTCGGGCCTTCCGTACCCCGGATCTGCGCAAGAAACTCCTGTTCACGTTGTTCATCATTTTGATCTTCCGGATCGGCTCGCAGCTGCCGACTCCGGGTGTGGACACGGGGGCGATCCGGGCAGCGGTGGATGGCGCCCGCGACGGCGACCAGGGCCAGCTCTACGGCCTGGTCGATCTGTTCAGTGGTGGAGCGCTGCTCAAGCTGTCGGTGTTCGCGCTCGGCATCATGCCGTACATCACCGCGAGCATCATCTTGCAACTTCTGACGGTGGTGATCCCGAGACTGGAGAACCTCAAGAAGGAGGGCCAGGCCGGCACCACCAAGATCACTCAGTACACCCGGTACCTGACCATCGGGTTGGCGATCCTGCAGGCGACCGGCATCGTGGCGATGGCCGCGACCGGCCGGCTGTTCCCGAACGCCTCCGACGTCCTCTACAAGACCGACCTGTTCACGATCATCACCATGGTCGTGGTGATGACGGCGGGCACGTCGGTGATCATGTGGCTGGGCGAGCTGATCACGGACCGGGGTGTCGGCAACGGCATGTCGATCCTGATCTTCACCCAGGTGGTCGCGGTCTTCCCGGCGCAGTTCTGGGCCATCTACAAGAGCAAGGGCACCTTCACCTTCGTCATCGTGATGCTGGTGGGTCTGGCCATCATGGCCGGTGTGGTGTTCGTCGAGCAGGCCCAGCGCCGGATCCCGGTGCAGTACGCCAAGCGCATGGTGGGCCGCCGGATGTACGGCGGCACGTCGACCTACATCCCGTTGAAGGTCAACCAGGCGGGCATCATCCCGGTGATCTTCGCCTCGTCGCTGCTGTACCTGCCGGTGCTGGCGACGCAGTTGTGGCCGGAGAACAAGTGGATGGTCAAGCTGCAGCCCTACCTGCAGCAGGACAACGCCTGGCACATGGCGGTCTTCTTCGCCTTCATCATCTTCTTCACGTACTTCTACGTTGCGATCACCTTCAACCCCACTGAAGTCGCCGACAACATGAAGAAGTATGGTGGGTTCATCCCAGGCATCCGTCCGGGCCGGCCCACCGCCGAGTACCTCGACTACGTGCTCACCCGGATCACCACGCCCGGCGCGCTCTACCTGGGGCTCGTCTCGTTGGTGCCGATGGTCGCGTTCGCCCTGATGCAGGCCGCGGACGACTTCCCGTTCGGCGGCACGAGCATCCTCATCGTCGTCGGCGTGGGACTGGATACCGTGAAGCAGATCGAAAGCCAACTCCAGCAGCGCAACTACGAGGGCTTCCTCCGGTAGTGCGTATCGTTCTCGTGGGCCCCCCGGGAGCGGGCAAGGGGACACAGGCCCAGTTCATCGCATCTCACCTGTCCATCCCGAAGATCTCGACAGGTGACATCTTCCGCGCCAACGTGAGCGGCGGCACCGAACTGGGCCGGCAGGCCAAGCAGTTCATGGACCGCGGTGACCTCGTCCCCGACGAGATCACCATCGCGATGGTGCGGGACCGGCTCGCCGAGGACGACGCTCAGGACGGTTTCCTGCTCGACGGCTTCCCGCGCAACGTGCCGCAGGCCCAGACCCTGAAGAAGATCCTCGACTCCGAGTGGGGCACCCGGCTGGACCTGGTGCTGGAGCTGGTGGTGGACGAGGACGAGGTGGTGCGGCGGCTGTCCGGCCGTCGCACCTGCGGGCAGTGCGGCCAGATCTGCCACGTCGACTGGGACGACAAGAAGGACGACCTCTGCGACGACTGCGGCGGCCGGCTCTTCCAGCGGGACGACGACAAGGAGGACGTCGTCCGGCACCGGCTCGAGGTCTACCAGGAACAGACGGCGCCGCTGGTGTCGTTCTATGCCGATGAGGGCATTCTGGTCGGCATCGACGCGACCGGTCCGGTCGAGGAGGTCACCGAGCGGGCGCTGGAGGCGATCCGCCGGTTCGACACGTGATCGGCCGTCCGTCGGTTCCGCGAGTGGCCGTTCGCCCGCGGAACCGATGAGAGGGGATGCACGTGTGGGGTAGGCGCAGGCGCGGTCCGGCGATTCAGATCAAGAGCCCGGACCAGGTCGAGCTGATGCGCGCCGCCGGGCTGCTGGTCGGGCGGACGCTGGAGCTGCTGCGAGAGTCCGTCAAGCCCGGTATCACCACCGCCGACCTCGACGCGATCGCCGAGGACCACATCCGTTCCCACGACGGGATCCCGTCGTTCAAGGGCTACCACGGCTTTCCCGCCACGATCTGCGCCTCGGTGAACGAGGAGATCGTGCACGGCATCCCCAGCCCGCGCAAGGTGCTGCGGGACGGTGACGTGATCTCCATCGACTGCGGCGCCATCGTCGAGGGCTGGCACGGCGACGCGGCGATCACCGTTCCGGTCGGCCCGATCTCCGCCGAGCAGCGGCGACTGCTGCAGGTGACCGAGGAGGCGCTGTGGCACGGCCTCGCGGCCGGGCGGGTCGGCGCCCGACTCACCGACATCTCCCATGCGATCGAGTCCTACGTCCGCTCTCAGGGCCGCTACGGCATCGTGGAGGGGTACGGCGGGCACGGCATCGGGACGCAGATGCACATGGACCCGTTGATCGCCAACCATGGAGCCCCCGGCCACGGCCCCGAGCTGGAGCCGGGCATGTGCTTCGCGGTCGAGCCGATGGTCAACCTCGGCACCAAGGCCACCCGTGAGCTGGACGACGGCTGGACGGTGGTCACCACCGACGGCCTGCACTCGGCGCACTTCGAGCACACGTTCGCGGTGACGGAGGACGGTCCCCGGGTGCTCACCGCGCTGGACGAGGGCCGGGAGCGGCTCGCCCGGCTCGGTGCCTCCTCCTAGGAGCGGGGGCGCGATGCCGCACGATCCCCAGATGAGGGCCTCGGACGCCGATCGCGACCGGGTCGCCGAGGAGCTGCGGGAGCACTGCGCCACCGGCCGCATCACCCTGGACGAGCTTCAGGAGCGGCTGGACGCCGTCTACGGCGCGAGGACGCACGGCGACCTCGACCGTGTCACCGCCGATCTTCCCGAGGCCGACCTGTACGAGCGGCCCGTTCCCGTT
The DNA window shown above is from Thermomonospora umbrina and carries:
- the map gene encoding type I methionyl aminopeptidase; amino-acid sequence: MHVWGRRRRGPAIQIKSPDQVELMRAAGLLVGRTLELLRESVKPGITTADLDAIAEDHIRSHDGIPSFKGYHGFPATICASVNEEIVHGIPSPRKVLRDGDVISIDCGAIVEGWHGDAAITVPVGPISAEQRRLLQVTEEALWHGLAAGRVGARLTDISHAIESYVRSQGRYGIVEGYGGHGIGTQMHMDPLIANHGAPGHGPELEPGMCFAVEPMVNLGTKATRELDDGWTVVTTDGLHSAHFEHTFAVTEDGPRVLTALDEGRERLARLGASS